From Salinicola endophyticus:
CCGAAGCCGAACACGAACGGCAGCGGCGAGGCGATCCACAGCTGGAACAGCGACCAGGCTGCGGCAACGCCCAGGAGCAATCGGTTGGGAAAGCCGGTCAGCTTGCGGCCACCGGTGTCGGTAGCGGCCAGCTCGTCCAGCTTGGCCTGATCGGGGCCGGAGGTCTTGGTATCGGTCATGGTGAGATCCTGACTGGGAAACACGCAGGCGCCGAGGAAGTGGCCCGCTCACGGCAGGGACGAAACGTCTGCTTGCGGCAACGCTTCGCGGTCGGAGCCGGGCGTCACTGCCCGCCCCCTTCCAGGGCGCGGCGGCTGACGCCTCGACGAGACGTCAGCCCACGCGTGCTTAGGAAAACGCTGAACAAATAGGCGAGCGGGATGAAGCGCAAGGCGGCGATTCATCCGCGCAGGCATTTGTACCGTGTTTCCTCAGAGCCAGCCCTGCTCTTGGTAGTAGCGCTTGGCGCCATCATGCAGCGGTGCGGAGAGCCCTTCGCTGATCATGTCCTTCGGCTCGAGGTTGGCGAATGCCGGGTGCAGACGCTTGAAGCGGTCGAAGTTGTCGAACACCGCCTTGACGGTCTGGTAGACGACTTCGTCCGGCACCTCGGCAGAGGTCACGAAGGTAGCGCGCACGCCGAAGGTCTGGACGTCGTCCGGGTTGCCTTCGTACATCCCGCCGGGGATGGTGGACATGCTGTAGTAGGGGTACTTGTCGACCAGCCCCTTGACCGCGTCATCGTTAAGCGGCACCAGGTTGGAGGCAACGGTGGTGGTCGCTTCCTGGATCGCGCCATTGGGGTGGCCAACGACATAGGCCATGGCATCGATGTTGTTGTCGGCCAGCGCCGAGGCCATCTCGGCAGCACCCAGCTCGGAAGCCAGCGAGAACACGCTGGTATCCCAGCCTTCGGCGTTCATCAGCACTTCCATGGTGGCGCGCTGGCCGGAGCCCGGGTTACCGATGTTGACGCGTTTGCCCTTGAGATCCTGGATCGAGTGGATGTCGGCATCCTCGCGCGCCAGGATGGTCAGCGGCTCACCGTGCAGCGAGAACACCGAGCGCAGATCCTTCATCGGCGTGTCGAACTGACCTTCACCGTTGTAGGCGTTGTACTGCACGTCGGACTGGGCGACGCCCATGTTCAACTCACCGGACTTGATGCCGTTGACGTTGGCCACCGAGCCGCCGGTGGACGGCGCGTTGCAGCGGATGCCGCTCTCTTCGGCGCTGCGGTTGACCATCCGACAGACGGACTGGCCGACCACGTAGT
This genomic window contains:
- a CDS encoding TAXI family TRAP transporter solute-binding subunit is translated as MKRHALTAALLSSALMGAATLSAPAMAQDTQYITIGTGGQTGVYYVVGQSVCRMVNRSAEESGIRCNAPSTGGSVANVNGIKSGELNMGVAQSDVQYNAYNGEGQFDTPMKDLRSVFSLHGEPLTILAREDADIHSIQDLKGKRVNIGNPGSGQRATMEVLMNAEGWDTSVFSLASELGAAEMASALADNNIDAMAYVVGHPNGAIQEATTTVASNLVPLNDDAVKGLVDKYPYYSMSTIPGGMYEGNPDDVQTFGVRATFVTSAEVPDEVVYQTVKAVFDNFDRFKRLHPAFANLEPKDMISEGLSAPLHDGAKRYYQEQGWL